The following are encoded in a window of Salinigranum halophilum genomic DNA:
- a CDS encoding HalOD1 output domain-containing protein, with amino-acid sequence MTITETRTDRPSVRVVRAVAVAKGVDFDDLEPLSEVVDLEAIDDLFTNSSADLRVEWTLDGFVVAVDADGEVSVSAVPTS; translated from the coding sequence GTGACAATCACCGAAACGCGCACCGACCGGCCGAGTGTTCGCGTGGTGCGGGCGGTCGCCGTGGCGAAGGGTGTCGACTTCGACGACCTGGAACCGCTCTCGGAGGTCGTCGACCTCGAAGCCATCGACGACCTGTTCACCAACAGTTCGGCCGACCTGCGCGTCGAGTGGACACTGGACGGGTTCGTGGTCGCCGTCGACGCCGACGGGGAGGTCAGCGTCTCGGCGGTACCGACGAGCTAG